Proteins encoded within one genomic window of Amycolatopsis sp. 2-15:
- a CDS encoding CaiB/BaiF CoA transferase family protein, which produces MKAGPLGGLKVVELAGLAPAPFACMILADLGADVVRVDRATPGADVLGIPNDPLARGRRSIGVNTKTPEGVEVVLKLAEQADVLIEGSRPGVAERMGLGPAVVHARNSRLVYGRMTGWGQDGPLAQAAGHDINYVGIAGALEPIGRAGEAPVPPLNLVGDFGGGGLMLAMGVLAALYERTSSGRGQVVDASMVEGAALLTTSLHGLRAAGAWSGDRGDNLLDGGAPFYDTYETADGKYVAIGAIEMRFWGDLVKVLGLADPPPHLDKAQWPKLRQLIAEAVGKHTRDDLVARAEGTDACLTPVLSPWEASAHPQNAARGTFVDIGGTVQPAPAPRFDRTPPATPHAPHQAGTDTTDVLTDLGLSAADVAALRTAGAIA; this is translated from the coding sequence GTGAAAGCCGGACCCCTGGGCGGGCTGAAGGTGGTGGAGCTGGCCGGGCTCGCGCCCGCGCCGTTCGCCTGCATGATCCTCGCCGACCTCGGCGCCGACGTCGTGCGCGTGGACCGCGCGACGCCGGGCGCCGACGTACTCGGCATCCCGAACGACCCGCTGGCGCGTGGCCGGCGCTCGATCGGCGTCAACACCAAGACACCCGAAGGCGTCGAGGTCGTGCTCAAGCTGGCCGAGCAGGCCGACGTGCTCATCGAAGGTTCCCGCCCCGGCGTCGCCGAACGCATGGGGCTGGGGCCTGCGGTGGTCCACGCGCGCAACTCGCGGCTCGTCTACGGGCGCATGACCGGCTGGGGCCAGGACGGCCCGCTCGCGCAAGCGGCCGGGCACGACATCAACTACGTCGGCATCGCCGGCGCGCTCGAGCCGATCGGGCGCGCCGGCGAGGCGCCGGTGCCTCCGCTCAACCTCGTCGGCGACTTCGGCGGCGGTGGCCTGATGCTCGCGATGGGCGTGCTCGCGGCGCTGTACGAGCGGACGTCGTCGGGGCGCGGCCAAGTGGTGGACGCGTCCATGGTCGAGGGCGCGGCCCTGCTCACCACGAGCCTGCACGGCCTGCGCGCGGCCGGCGCGTGGTCCGGCGACCGCGGCGACAACCTCCTCGACGGCGGCGCCCCGTTCTACGACACGTACGAGACCGCCGACGGCAAGTACGTCGCCATCGGCGCGATCGAGATGCGATTCTGGGGCGACCTCGTGAAGGTGCTCGGCCTGGCGGACCCGCCGCCGCACCTGGACAAGGCGCAGTGGCCGAAGCTGCGGCAGCTCATCGCCGAAGCCGTCGGCAAGCACACCCGCGACGACCTCGTCGCCCGCGCCGAAGGCACCGACGCCTGCCTGACGCCCGTCCTCTCGCCGTGGGAGGCCTCGGCCCACCCCCAGAACGCGGCGCGCGGCACCTTCGTCGACATCGGCGGCACCGTCCAGCCCGCCCCGGCGCCGCGCTTCGACCGCACGCCGCCCGCGACGCCCCACGCGCCCCACCAGGCGGGCACCGACACGACGGACGTCCTCACGGACCTCGGCTTGTCCGCCGCCGACGTGGCGGCACTGCGCACGGCCGGCGCCATCGCCTGA
- a CDS encoding acyl-CoA dehydrogenase family protein: MPLQIQKSSWSTTELEDLRELSRSFLQKEIVPHQERWAAEKKLDREIWTKAGEVGLLCLSIPEEYGGGGGTFAHEAVLYEEQARSGDNAWGVTVHNGIVAHYLLSYASEDRKREWLPKLASGEFVGAIAMTEPGTGSDLQSIKTRAVRDGDHYVLNGAKTFITNGFHADLVVVACKTDPDAGAQGVSLIVVETDTPGFRRGRVLDKVGLKGQDTAELFFDDVRVPVANLLGDAEGQGFVQLMLQLPQERLIIAVTAVAGLEAAVNLTIDYTKERTAFGRPIFGFQNTKFKLAEAATEAAVSRAFLDQCIERHLKGELDVQGAAMAKLWTTERVNKVVDECVQLFGGYGYMTEYPIARAWADVRISRIFGGTSEIMKEIISRTL, encoded by the coding sequence GTGCCGTTGCAGATCCAGAAGAGCTCGTGGAGCACCACCGAACTCGAGGACCTCCGGGAACTTTCCCGGTCGTTCCTGCAGAAGGAGATCGTGCCGCACCAGGAGCGGTGGGCGGCGGAGAAGAAGCTCGACCGCGAGATCTGGACCAAGGCGGGCGAAGTGGGCCTGCTGTGCCTGTCGATCCCCGAGGAGTACGGCGGTGGCGGCGGCACGTTCGCCCACGAGGCCGTGCTCTACGAGGAGCAGGCCCGCTCCGGGGACAACGCCTGGGGCGTGACCGTCCACAACGGAATCGTGGCGCACTACCTGCTGTCCTACGCTTCGGAAGACCGCAAGCGCGAGTGGCTGCCGAAGCTCGCCAGCGGCGAGTTCGTGGGCGCCATCGCGATGACCGAGCCGGGCACGGGTTCCGACCTGCAGAGCATCAAGACCCGTGCCGTGCGCGACGGCGACCACTACGTGCTCAACGGCGCGAAGACGTTCATCACCAACGGTTTCCACGCCGACCTCGTGGTGGTCGCGTGCAAGACCGACCCGGACGCGGGCGCGCAGGGCGTGTCGCTGATCGTGGTCGAGACGGACACGCCGGGCTTCCGCCGCGGCCGCGTGCTCGACAAGGTGGGCCTCAAGGGCCAGGACACCGCGGAGCTGTTCTTCGACGATGTCCGCGTGCCCGTCGCCAACCTGCTCGGCGACGCCGAGGGTCAGGGTTTCGTCCAGCTGATGCTGCAGCTGCCGCAGGAGCGGCTCATCATCGCGGTGACCGCGGTGGCCGGGCTCGAGGCGGCCGTGAACCTCACGATCGACTACACCAAGGAGCGCACGGCGTTCGGCCGGCCGATCTTCGGCTTCCAGAACACGAAGTTCAAACTCGCCGAGGCCGCGACGGAGGCGGCGGTGTCGCGCGCGTTCCTCGACCAGTGCATCGAACGCCACCTCAAGGGTGAGCTCGACGTGCAGGGCGCGGCGATGGCGAAGCTGTGGACGACCGAGCGCGTGAACAAGGTCGTCGACGAGTGCGTGCAGCTGTTCGGTGGCTACGGCTACATGACCGAGTACCCGATCGCGCGCGCGTGGGCCGACGTCCGGATTTCGCGGATCTTCGGCGGCACCAGCGAGATCATGAAGGAGATCATCTCCCGCACGCTCTGA
- a CDS encoding TetR/AcrR family transcriptional regulator, with product MTEAKAHRTQAQRREQTRTALLDATVECLVDIGYARASMQEICARAGVSKGAVQHHFATKAELMAAAVEHLTTKLRTQLASSLEDLPGGASGVEAAIDLLWAGYSGTLSTAVTELWVAARTDPELRTAIRPVDRALGRATLAHVSQVAGDLPKERAETLFWLTVNLTRGLALDAELGGDPNRRRKLLQEWKRIAVLMYSQP from the coding sequence ATGACCGAGGCCAAGGCGCACCGCACCCAGGCGCAGCGCCGGGAGCAGACGCGCACGGCCCTGCTGGACGCGACCGTCGAGTGCCTGGTGGACATCGGGTACGCCCGCGCGTCGATGCAGGAGATCTGCGCCCGGGCGGGCGTGTCGAAGGGCGCGGTGCAGCACCACTTCGCCACGAAGGCCGAGCTGATGGCGGCCGCCGTCGAGCACCTCACCACGAAGCTGCGCACGCAGCTCGCGTCTTCGCTGGAAGACCTGCCGGGTGGCGCGTCGGGTGTCGAGGCCGCGATCGACCTGCTGTGGGCGGGCTATTCGGGCACGCTCTCCACGGCCGTCACCGAGCTGTGGGTGGCCGCGCGCACCGACCCGGAACTGCGGACGGCGATCCGGCCCGTGGACCGGGCGCTGGGCCGCGCGACGCTGGCCCACGTGAGCCAGGTGGCGGGTGACCTGCCGAAAGAACGCGCGGAGACGCTGTTCTGGCTCACCGTGAACCTCACCCGCGGCCTCGCGCTCGACGCCGAGCTGGGCGGCGACCCGAACCGGCGGCGCAAGCTGCTTCAGGAGTGGAAGCGGATCGCGGTGCTGATGTACTCGCAACCCTGA
- a CDS encoding succinic semialdehyde dehydrogenase — protein sequence MTSTTPANLSGETALPATIGGVAGAPAAARAARLVARVTGGADSAPIRMTAPFTGLPITTIPQATDADVRAAFATARKAQHEWAARPVAQRQRFLVRLHDLILDRQAEALDLVQVEAGKARLDAFDEVSAAALVAAYYGKHSAKILAPKRAAGVIPALTKAGELRHPKGVVGIISPWNYPVALTAMDVFPALAAGNAVVQKPDNQTALSALWLQELASEAGLPDGLWQVVLGRGSQVGPALLEECDYLCFTGSTPTGKDLATQIAARLTSYSLELGGKNPMIVLPDADVARAATGAVTACFSSAGQLCVSVERIYVHESVREEFTRAFVARTAALKLGGELGFGPQMGSLTSPSQLETVSAHVEDARAKGARVLTGGRARPDLGPLFYEPTVLTDVTPDMVPFAEETFGPVVSIYGYTDVTDAIERANDTAFGLNASVWSRNGRAGWEVAARLKAGTVNVNEGYAATFGSVGVPMGGMKDSGVGRRNGAEGLLKYTEAQSIAVQRGLALRPPRRVPGGVWARVMTSSMKLLRHLPWR from the coding sequence ATGACCAGCACGACACCGGCGAACCTCAGCGGCGAGACGGCCCTGCCCGCGACGATCGGGGGTGTCGCGGGAGCGCCTGCCGCGGCGCGCGCGGCACGGCTCGTCGCCCGCGTGACCGGCGGTGCGGACTCCGCGCCGATCCGCATGACGGCGCCGTTCACCGGGCTGCCGATCACCACGATCCCCCAGGCCACCGACGCCGACGTGCGCGCGGCGTTCGCGACCGCGCGCAAGGCCCAGCACGAGTGGGCGGCCCGGCCGGTCGCGCAACGCCAGCGGTTCCTCGTGCGCCTGCACGATCTGATCCTCGACCGCCAGGCCGAAGCGCTCGACCTCGTGCAGGTGGAGGCCGGCAAGGCGCGGCTCGACGCGTTCGACGAGGTGAGCGCGGCCGCGCTGGTGGCGGCCTACTACGGCAAGCACAGCGCGAAGATCCTGGCGCCGAAGCGCGCGGCCGGCGTGATCCCCGCGTTGACGAAGGCGGGCGAGCTGCGCCACCCCAAGGGTGTCGTCGGCATCATCTCGCCGTGGAACTACCCGGTGGCGCTCACCGCGATGGACGTGTTCCCGGCGCTCGCGGCGGGCAACGCCGTGGTGCAGAAGCCGGACAACCAGACGGCGCTTTCCGCCTTGTGGTTGCAGGAGCTCGCGTCCGAGGCGGGCCTGCCGGACGGGTTGTGGCAGGTGGTGCTCGGCCGCGGCTCGCAGGTCGGCCCGGCGCTGCTCGAGGAGTGCGATTACCTGTGCTTCACCGGCTCCACGCCGACCGGCAAGGATCTGGCGACGCAGATCGCGGCTCGGCTGACGAGCTACTCGCTCGAGCTCGGCGGCAAGAACCCGATGATCGTGCTGCCGGACGCCGACGTCGCCAGGGCCGCGACGGGCGCGGTGACCGCGTGCTTCTCCTCCGCCGGGCAGCTGTGCGTCTCGGTGGAGCGGATCTACGTGCACGAAAGCGTCCGCGAGGAGTTCACCCGCGCCTTCGTGGCGCGCACGGCCGCGCTGAAGCTGGGCGGTGAGCTGGGCTTCGGCCCGCAGATGGGTTCGCTGACGTCGCCGAGTCAGCTCGAGACCGTGTCGGCCCACGTCGAGGACGCGCGGGCCAAGGGCGCGCGCGTGCTCACCGGCGGGCGCGCGCGGCCGGATCTCGGGCCGCTGTTCTACGAGCCGACCGTGCTCACCGACGTCACGCCGGACATGGTGCCCTTCGCCGAGGAGACGTTCGGGCCGGTGGTGTCGATCTACGGCTACACCGATGTCACCGACGCCATCGAGCGCGCCAACGACACCGCGTTCGGCCTCAACGCCAGCGTCTGGTCGCGCAACGGCCGCGCCGGCTGGGAGGTCGCGGCGCGGCTGAAGGCCGGGACGGTGAACGTGAACGAGGGCTACGCGGCGACGTTCGGCAGCGTCGGCGTGCCGATGGGCGGGATGAAGGACTCCGGCGTCGGCCGCCGCAACGGAGCCGAGGGGCTGCTGAAGTACACGGAGGCGCAGTCGATCGCCGTGCAGCGCGGGCTGGCGTTGCGGCCGCCGCGCCGGGTGCCGGGCGGGGTGTGGGCTCGGGTGATGACGTCGAGCATGAAGCTGTTGCGGCACTTGCCCTGGCGGTGA
- a CDS encoding amidohydrolase family protein produces the protein MRVDVHAHLWSEAYLDLLSRSGNEKATAQGRLGAGATAAELDARFEQMATAGIDLQVLSTTPAPPHFEDERAAVEAARFVNDDYAELVWQHPDRFKAFASLPLPHTGAALTELTRALDELGFLGAAVTTSVLGRTLGDPAFLPVYEELDRRGSVLFVHPAGVGAESRLIGPNLTWQIGAPIEDTVAVLHLIVAGIPSRFPRMKIILPHLGGALPMLLPRIDRQNPWEAPETPEKPSLAARRIFYDTVGHNHVPALRVAAETLGADRLVLGTDFPYQKGDGFSEAVTYVERSGLPSDDIAAILDRTAVELLGLG, from the coding sequence ATGCGCGTCGACGTGCACGCTCACCTGTGGAGCGAGGCGTACCTGGACCTGTTGTCCCGCTCGGGCAACGAGAAGGCGACCGCGCAGGGCCGGCTGGGTGCGGGGGCGACCGCGGCGGAGCTCGATGCGCGGTTCGAGCAGATGGCGACGGCGGGCATCGACCTTCAGGTGCTTTCGACCACGCCCGCGCCGCCGCATTTCGAGGACGAGCGGGCGGCCGTGGAGGCCGCGCGGTTCGTCAACGACGACTACGCCGAGCTCGTGTGGCAGCACCCGGATCGGTTCAAGGCGTTTGCGTCCCTGCCGCTTCCGCACACCGGCGCGGCGCTCACCGAGCTCACCCGCGCGCTCGACGAGCTGGGGTTCCTGGGCGCGGCCGTCACCACGTCGGTGCTGGGGCGCACACTCGGCGATCCGGCGTTCCTGCCCGTCTACGAAGAGCTCGACCGCCGCGGCAGCGTCCTGTTCGTGCATCCCGCCGGCGTCGGCGCCGAGTCGCGGTTGATCGGGCCGAATCTGACCTGGCAGATCGGCGCGCCGATCGAGGACACCGTCGCCGTGCTGCACCTGATCGTCGCCGGCATCCCGAGCCGGTTCCCACGCATGAAGATCATCCTGCCCCACCTCGGTGGCGCGCTGCCGATGCTGCTGCCCCGCATCGACCGCCAGAACCCTTGGGAGGCACCGGAAACCCCGGAGAAGCCGAGTCTCGCCGCGCGCCGGATCTTCTACGACACCGTCGGGCACAACCACGTGCCGGCGCTGCGCGTCGCGGCCGAAACGCTCGGCGCCGACCGCCTGGTGCTCGGCACCGACTTCCCGTATCAGAAGGGCGACGGGTTCAGCGAGGCTGTGACCTACGTCGAACGCTCCGGGCTGCCCTCAGACGACATCGCCGCGATCCTCGACCGCACGGCCGTGGAGCTCCTCGGCCTCGGCTGA
- a CDS encoding helix-turn-helix transcriptional regulator, giving the protein MLLVPRLGSGIPLVARTHEMRRLRAAFARAERREAGAVLIAGDAGVGKTRLLTALGEYVTSNGALVLTGRCIDVRDGGLPYLPFAEALAPLGSSGDPVVAAAVRSRPALARLLPQSGEPEPMGPGEHGQVSASEREVMRRPRPEQDLGQLQLFDAVLGVLTEVAESRPVVILLEDLHWADSSTRNLLSFLASRLRAQRLLVVGSYREEDVHRRHPLRGLLSELVRLATVEQVALAPFGPTDARAFVEALADEPLPADVVADIVARSEGNPFFVEELLATDADCRDLPAGLAEVLLARLERFPAETRRVLRVISVANEPVSHAALAEVAGIGELELDEALREAVQHHVLVIEDGSYVFRHALLQEAVYADLLPGERNRTHAAYAARIRAIPQGRGHDAKLAFHSLESRDFVTALPALLSAMTEAEKLGAPGAALRHAEQALSIWDAVPVADRPEGVDELKLLHEASYFAGTSGEPERAAAYARSATELLGPDAPTLRSAKVWRRLAEALLALEGTLDEATLAVDRAWELVADSEPSATRAWVLATRAGFLRLLDQPGEALDNALTSVSDARAVGAVGAEASGLITLGTLADSAGDAALARERLRQGIRKARDAEALNVELRGLYFLALSYDDQAEMAEALTHVANGVARAEESGLTWSSFGLELRARQLYLRYLSGDWPAEDAAGRAGRGVSSAVAARILANWVLFLVARGRFDDAARLLPGLRQRWAADIQIALSAGDAAIELATWRGDHTEAVRVTEELVAWLEKIEPWLLGGIRIVALGLTSVAALAADARLHGDQRAAENLVSVGRRLLEHGRRTAVEGSPRSGTLGPEGHAWLARLEAAASGLEGPADAALWSAAASAFDYGAVYEQAMCRYFEAQALLAHGLPAGDALTSAHTVASALGALPLRDAVRDLAHRARTDLPGVTPAAAPAGRNPLTDRERDVLERVALGRTNRQVGDELYISEKTVSVHLSRVMAKLGASRRAEAVAIAYDRGLLTTPAAKD; this is encoded by the coding sequence ATGCTCCTCGTGCCCCGCTTAGGCTCCGGAATCCCGCTGGTCGCCCGCACTCACGAGATGCGGCGGCTTCGCGCTGCCTTCGCCCGGGCGGAGCGGCGCGAGGCCGGCGCCGTGCTGATCGCGGGCGACGCGGGTGTCGGCAAGACCCGGCTGCTCACCGCGCTCGGTGAGTACGTCACGTCGAACGGCGCGCTGGTGCTCACCGGCCGCTGTATCGACGTGCGTGACGGCGGTTTGCCGTACCTGCCGTTCGCCGAGGCGCTGGCGCCGCTGGGCTCGTCGGGGGATCCGGTGGTCGCCGCCGCGGTGCGGTCGCGGCCGGCGCTCGCGCGGCTGCTGCCGCAGAGCGGGGAGCCCGAGCCGATGGGCCCGGGGGAACACGGCCAGGTGTCGGCCAGCGAGCGCGAGGTCATGCGCCGGCCGCGACCGGAACAGGACCTGGGTCAGCTCCAGCTGTTCGATGCAGTACTGGGGGTGCTGACCGAGGTCGCCGAGTCGCGGCCGGTGGTGATCCTGCTCGAGGACCTGCACTGGGCCGACTCTTCGACGCGCAACCTGCTGTCCTTCCTGGCCAGCAGGTTGCGCGCGCAGCGGCTGCTGGTCGTGGGCAGCTACCGCGAGGAGGACGTGCACCGGCGCCACCCGCTGCGGGGGCTGCTGTCGGAGCTGGTGCGCCTGGCCACGGTGGAGCAGGTCGCGCTGGCGCCGTTCGGGCCCACCGACGCGCGGGCGTTCGTGGAGGCGCTGGCCGACGAGCCGCTGCCGGCCGACGTGGTGGCCGACATCGTCGCGCGTTCGGAGGGCAACCCGTTCTTCGTGGAAGAGCTGCTGGCCACCGACGCCGACTGCCGGGACCTGCCCGCCGGCCTGGCCGAGGTGCTGCTCGCCCGGCTCGAACGGTTCCCGGCGGAGACGCGGCGCGTGCTGCGGGTGATCTCCGTGGCCAACGAGCCGGTGTCGCACGCCGCGCTCGCGGAGGTCGCGGGCATCGGCGAGCTGGAGCTCGACGAGGCGCTGCGCGAAGCCGTGCAACACCACGTGCTCGTGATCGAGGACGGCTCTTACGTGTTCCGTCACGCGTTGTTGCAGGAAGCGGTGTACGCGGATCTGCTGCCGGGGGAGCGCAACCGCACGCACGCGGCGTACGCGGCCCGCATCCGCGCGATCCCGCAGGGGCGCGGGCACGACGCCAAGCTGGCGTTCCACAGTCTTGAAAGTCGCGACTTCGTCACCGCTCTGCCCGCGCTGCTGAGCGCGATGACTGAGGCGGAGAAGCTGGGCGCGCCGGGGGCGGCCCTGCGCCACGCCGAACAGGCACTGTCCATCTGGGACGCGGTGCCCGTCGCGGACCGGCCCGAAGGCGTCGACGAGCTGAAGCTGCTACACGAGGCTTCGTATTTCGCGGGCACTTCGGGGGAGCCGGAGCGCGCGGCGGCCTACGCGCGTTCGGCGACGGAGCTGCTGGGGCCCGACGCCCCGACGCTGCGGTCCGCCAAGGTCTGGCGCCGGCTGGCCGAGGCGCTGCTGGCGCTGGAGGGCACGCTCGACGAGGCGACGCTGGCCGTCGACCGGGCGTGGGAGCTGGTGGCCGACAGCGAACCGAGCGCGACACGGGCGTGGGTGCTCGCCACGCGCGCAGGGTTCCTGCGGCTGCTCGACCAGCCGGGCGAGGCGCTGGACAACGCGCTCACATCGGTGTCCGACGCGCGGGCCGTGGGCGCGGTCGGGGCCGAGGCGTCGGGGCTCATCACGCTGGGCACGCTGGCCGACTCGGCGGGCGACGCCGCGCTGGCGCGGGAACGGCTGCGCCAGGGCATCCGCAAGGCGCGCGACGCCGAGGCCCTCAACGTCGAGCTGCGCGGGCTGTACTTCCTCGCCCTGAGCTACGACGACCAGGCCGAGATGGCCGAAGCCCTCACCCACGTGGCCAACGGTGTGGCGCGCGCGGAGGAGTCGGGGCTCACGTGGAGCTCGTTCGGCCTCGAGCTGCGCGCGCGGCAGCTCTACCTGCGCTACCTCAGCGGCGACTGGCCCGCGGAAGACGCCGCCGGGCGCGCGGGGCGCGGCGTGTCGAGCGCGGTCGCCGCCCGGATCCTCGCCAACTGGGTGCTGTTCCTCGTGGCGCGCGGCCGGTTCGACGACGCCGCGCGCCTCCTGCCCGGGCTCCGCCAGCGGTGGGCCGCCGACATCCAGATCGCCCTCTCGGCGGGCGACGCCGCCATCGAGCTCGCGACCTGGCGCGGCGATCACACCGAAGCCGTGCGCGTCACCGAGGAACTGGTGGCGTGGCTGGAAAAGATCGAGCCCTGGCTGCTGGGCGGCATCCGGATCGTCGCGCTGGGCCTGACCTCGGTCGCCGCCCTCGCCGCCGACGCCCGCCTGCACGGCGACCAGCGCGCTGCCGAAAATTTGGTGTCCGTCGGCCGCCGCCTGCTGGAACACGGCCGGCGCACCGCCGTCGAGGGCAGCCCGCGCTCCGGCACCCTCGGCCCGGAAGGCCACGCCTGGCTCGCCCGCCTGGAAGCCGCCGCCTCCGGCCTCGAAGGCCCCGCCGACGCGGCGCTGTGGTCTGCCGCCGCCTCGGCTTTCGACTACGGCGCGGTCTACGAGCAGGCCATGTGCCGCTACTTCGAAGCCCAGGCCCTGCTCGCCCACGGCCTGCCCGCCGGCGACGCCCTGACGTCCGCCCACACCGTCGCCTCCGCCCTCGGCGCGCTGCCCCTGCGCGACGCCGTACGCGACCTGGCCCACCGCGCCCGCACCGACCTCCCCGGCGTCACCCCGGCCGCCGCCCCCGCCGGCCGCAACCCCCTCACCGACCGCGAACGCGACGTCCTCGAACGCGTCGCCCTCGGCCGCACCAACCGCCAGGTGGGCGACGAGCTCTACATCAGCGAGAAGACGGTCTCCGTCCACCTCTCCCGCGTCATGGCCAAGCTGGGCGCCAGCCGCCGCGCCGAAGCCGTCGCCATCGCCTACGACCGCGGCCTGCTCACGACTCCGGCCGCGAAGGACTGA
- a CDS encoding DUF397 domain-containing protein: MMPDADLSRATWRKSSHSGGGNDCVEIAFVGGDAAVRDSKDPEGGAFRLPASGWRGLLAAVRAGDPARD, encoded by the coding sequence ATGATGCCGGACGCGGATCTTTCCCGGGCCACCTGGCGCAAGAGCAGCCACAGCGGCGGCGGCAACGACTGCGTCGAGATCGCGTTCGTCGGCGGCGACGCCGCGGTGCGTGACTCGAAGGACCCCGAAGGGGGTGCTTTCCGCCTCCCCGCTTCGGGTTGGCGGGGGCTGCTGGCGGCGGTGCGCGCCGGCGACCCGGCCCGCGACTGA
- a CDS encoding helix-turn-helix domain-containing protein — protein sequence MARGQGPTVRRRRLASELRRLREAADLTIDEVGEKLECSASKVSRIETGHVGVTPRDARDMLALYGITGDEQEALVQLAREARKRGWWHAYNEVFTGTFVGLEADATSLRAFQALLVPGLLQTERYAHAVIRALRPDAEDAEIRRRVAARMARQELLSDTPPPEYWAVVDEAVLHRVVDSPEVMAEQLYRMASVAEKPNVTIQVVPFGAGAHPGMEGPFLIMGFPEQADPDVVYVDDSTSSGLYLEQPEDVRRYALMFDHLRAAALKPDDSVDLITEAAGRFAERSTAPAAVHHLEPRTQ from the coding sequence GTGGCGAGAGGCCAGGGACCCACCGTTCGCCGCCGGAGGCTCGCGAGCGAGCTGAGGCGGCTCCGGGAAGCCGCCGACCTCACCATCGACGAGGTGGGCGAGAAGCTCGAGTGCTCCGCCTCGAAGGTGAGCCGCATCGAGACCGGGCATGTCGGCGTAACCCCGCGCGACGCCCGGGACATGCTGGCGCTCTACGGGATCACCGGCGACGAGCAGGAGGCGCTCGTCCAGCTGGCCCGCGAGGCGCGCAAGCGCGGCTGGTGGCACGCGTACAACGAGGTGTTCACCGGCACGTTCGTGGGCCTGGAGGCCGACGCGACTTCGCTGCGCGCGTTCCAGGCGCTGCTCGTGCCGGGCCTGCTGCAGACCGAGCGCTACGCCCACGCCGTGATCAGGGCGCTGCGGCCCGACGCCGAGGACGCCGAGATCCGGCGTCGCGTGGCCGCGCGTATGGCGCGCCAGGAGTTGCTGAGCGACACGCCGCCGCCGGAGTACTGGGCGGTGGTCGACGAAGCGGTGCTGCACCGCGTGGTCGACAGCCCCGAGGTGATGGCCGAGCAGCTCTACCGCATGGCCTCGGTCGCCGAGAAGCCCAACGTGACCATCCAGGTGGTCCCCTTCGGAGCCGGCGCGCACCCCGGCATGGAAGGCCCGTTCCTCATCATGGGGTTCCCCGAGCAGGCCGACCCCGACGTCGTGTACGTGGACGACAGCACATCGAGCGGCCTGTACCTCGAACAACCCGAAGACGTCCGGCGCTACGCGCTGATGTTCGACCACCTGCGCGCTGCCGCACTGAAACCGGACGACTCGGTCGACTTGATCACCGAGGCGGCCGGCCGGTTCGCCGAACGGTCAACCGCGCCGGCTGCAGTGCACCACCTGGAACCGAGGACACAGTGA
- a CDS encoding acyl-CoA thioesterase, whose product MTDIARTAAAGLDEAAGGGQAVLDRLVDLLDLEKVEEDFYRGVSPAHSPVRVFGGQVAGQALVAAGRTVPEDRRVHSLHAYFIRGGDPSVPILYEVDRIRDGRSFTTRRVTAIQHGKAIFALSASFQKDEQGLDHGEPMPDVPAPDTLPTFGERTAGFGLRFTERPRPIDVRYVGEPPWITRATGERPESNRVWMRADGTLPADQLLHVCVLTYASDMTLLDSILARHGVYWDVDKVLGASLDHALWFHRPFRADEWFLYDSTSPSASGARGLATGRFFAQNGTHIATVVQEGLLRVL is encoded by the coding sequence ATGACCGATATCGCCAGGACCGCCGCCGCCGGGCTCGACGAGGCCGCCGGCGGCGGTCAGGCGGTGCTCGACCGGCTCGTCGACCTCCTCGACCTGGAGAAGGTGGAGGAGGACTTCTACCGCGGGGTCTCGCCCGCGCACTCCCCGGTCCGCGTGTTCGGTGGCCAGGTCGCCGGGCAGGCCCTGGTGGCGGCCGGGCGCACCGTGCCCGAAGACCGGCGCGTGCACTCGCTGCACGCCTACTTCATCCGCGGCGGCGACCCGAGTGTGCCGATCCTCTACGAGGTCGACCGCATTCGCGACGGCCGCTCGTTCACCACTCGCCGCGTCACCGCCATTCAGCACGGCAAGGCGATCTTCGCGTTGTCCGCCTCGTTCCAGAAGGACGAGCAGGGGTTGGACCACGGCGAGCCGATGCCCGACGTGCCCGCCCCCGACACGCTGCCGACGTTCGGTGAGCGCACTGCCGGCTTCGGCCTGCGCTTCACCGAGCGTCCGCGCCCGATCGACGTGCGTTACGTCGGTGAACCGCCGTGGATCACGCGCGCCACGGGCGAGCGCCCGGAGAGCAACCGCGTCTGGATGCGCGCCGACGGCACGCTGCCCGCCGACCAGCTGCTGCACGTCTGCGTGCTCACCTACGCCTCCGACATGACCCTGCTCGACTCGATCCTCGCGCGCCACGGCGTGTACTGGGACGTCGACAAGGTCCTCGGTGCGAGCCTGGACCACGCGCTGTGGTTCCACCGGCCCTTCCGCGCCGACGAGTGGTTCCTCTACGACAGCACCTCGCCGAGCGCCTCGGGCGCGCGCGGCCTGGCCACGGGCCGATTCTTCGCGCAGAACGGCACGCACATCGCCACGGTCGTCCAGGAGGGACTACTGCGCGTCCTGTGA